A single window of Pyxidicoccus xibeiensis DNA harbors:
- a CDS encoding DUF4082 domain-containing protein, whose product MIRNGVVAALAVLGIACNQEPAGEPKPTVDAVREAVLASNEWTVFPASAVPANATANDGSAVELGVQFSPTLDGTVKGVRFYKGPGNTGTHVGNLWGPTGQLLASATFVNETSTGWQEVRFASPVAVSANVQYVASYHAPVGQYSYTYDAMVSGVEASPLVVPSGGGVFQYGSTSSFPNNAWRNSDYGVDVIYTPTTSYASCGLPTRPSNLEAAPLAAFAVDLSWWGASEGCGESRHNVTHHLVYRNSELVAVLGTGVASFRDNGVAPSTTYRYSVRGRDVHGNVGPSSAPVSVTTGSNTGCTGCSLWTAANGPANILYAPYASEYGVKFRSDVAGQITAVRYYKGLTNSDAHVGHLWTANGTLIGTTATSAGEQAWGWRELAFATPVQIAANTPYVVSYFAPTGYPAYTGNYFATAGVDAPPLHAPSSPAANGNGLQKTTGGGFPNEATSANYWVDVVFVPAP is encoded by the coding sequence TTGATTCGTAACGGAGTTGTGGCGGCGCTCGCGGTCCTCGGGATTGCGTGCAATCAGGAGCCGGCTGGCGAGCCGAAGCCCACGGTCGACGCGGTTCGCGAGGCGGTGCTCGCCTCGAACGAGTGGACGGTGTTCCCGGCCTCGGCGGTCCCGGCGAACGCGACGGCCAACGACGGCAGCGCGGTGGAGCTCGGGGTGCAGTTCAGCCCGACGCTCGACGGCACGGTGAAGGGCGTTCGCTTCTACAAGGGCCCGGGCAACACCGGGACTCACGTCGGCAACCTCTGGGGTCCCACCGGCCAGCTGCTCGCGTCGGCCACCTTCGTCAACGAGACCAGCACCGGCTGGCAGGAGGTCCGCTTCGCGTCGCCGGTCGCGGTGAGCGCGAACGTCCAGTACGTCGCCTCATACCACGCGCCGGTGGGCCAGTACTCCTACACCTACGACGCGATGGTCTCCGGCGTCGAAGCTTCCCCGCTCGTCGTTCCGAGCGGCGGCGGCGTGTTTCAGTATGGCTCGACCTCGTCGTTCCCGAACAACGCCTGGCGTAACTCGGACTACGGCGTGGACGTAATCTACACCCCGACCACCAGCTACGCCTCGTGCGGCCTGCCCACCCGTCCTTCGAACCTCGAGGCCGCGCCGCTGGCGGCCTTCGCGGTCGACCTCTCGTGGTGGGGCGCCAGCGAGGGCTGCGGCGAGTCGCGCCACAACGTCACCCACCACCTCGTCTACCGGAACTCCGAGCTCGTCGCGGTGCTCGGCACCGGCGTGGCCTCGTTCCGCGACAACGGCGTCGCGCCGTCGACCACCTACCGCTACAGCGTTCGCGGTCGCGACGTGCACGGCAACGTCGGACCGTCGTCGGCGCCGGTCTCGGTCACCACCGGTTCCAACACCGGCTGCACCGGGTGCAGTCTGTGGACGGCCGCCAACGGGCCGGCGAACATCCTCTATGCCCCGTACGCGTCCGAGTACGGAGTGAAGTTCCGCTCCGACGTGGCCGGGCAGATCACCGCGGTTCGCTACTACAAGGGGCTGACCAACTCCGACGCGCATGTCGGCCACCTCTGGACCGCGAACGGCACGCTGATCGGCACCACCGCCACCAGCGCGGGTGAGCAGGCGTGGGGCTGGCGCGAGCTGGCGTTCGCCACGCCGGTGCAGATCGCCGCGAACACCCCCTACGTCGTCTCGTACTTCGCGCCCACCGGCTACCCGGCGTACACCGGCAACTACTTCGCCACCGCGGGCGTCGACGCGCCGCCGCTGCACGCGCCGTCCTCGCCTGCGGCGAATGGCAACGGGCTCCAGAAGACCACCGGCGGTGGTTTCCCGAACGAGGCCACCTCGGCGAACTACTGGGTCGACGTGGTCTTCGTTCCGGCCCCGTAG